The stretch of DNA AGGGAGGGCGGCGGGCTGGTCTCCGCCTACCTGCACTGGCACCTGGAGCGCGGGCTGCGCTCACTTCGGTACGTGGAAAAGTAGTACGCCCACCAAGCAGTACGTCAGTACGCCCGAAAACAAGGGAGACGAGAAGCACATGGCCGTACGCGGGATCCTGGGGCGCCGGCGCCCGGAGTACAGGGCGCCCGAGCCGCATCCGTCCGGCGCCCGCGCGCCGAAGCTCCCCGGAGAGCTGGTCCCCGAGCATGTGGCGATCGTCATGGACGGGAACGGGCGCTGGGCCAAGGAGCGCGGGCTGCCCCGCACCGAGGGGCACAAGGTCGGTGCCGAGCGGGTGCTGGACGTGTTGCAGGGCGCGATCGAGATCGGCGTCGGCAACATCTCCCTGTACGCCTTCTCCACCGAGAACTGGAAGCGCTCGCCCGACGAGGTGCGCTTCCTGATGAACTTCAACCGCGACTTCATCCGCAAGACCCGCGACCAGCTCGACGAACTCGGCATCCGGGTGCGCTGGGTGGGCCGTATGCCCAAGCTGTGGAAGTCGGTCGCCAAGGAGCTCCAGGTCGCCCAGGAGCAGACCAAGGACAACGACCGGCTCACGCTGTACTTCTGCATGAACTACGGCGGCCGGGCCGAACTCGCGGACGCGGCCAAGGCGCTCGCGGAGGACGTCAGGGCGGGCCGGCTCGACCCGTCCAAGGTCACCGAGAAGACCATCCAGAAGTACCTGTACTACCCGGACATGCCGGACGTCGACCTGTTCCTGCGCCCGAGCGGTGAGCAGCGCACGTCCAACTACCTGCTCTGGCAGAGCGCGTACGCGGAGATGGTCTTCCAGGACGTCCTGTGGCCCGACTTCGACCGCCGCGACCTGTGGCGGGCCTGCATCGAGTTCGCCTCCCGCGACCGCCGCTTCGGCGGCGCGATCCCGAACGAGGAACTCCTCGCCATGAAGGGCGACGACGAGTAGATCAGCCCCGCTCGGGGTGCCCCCTGCGCGTAGAGCTCGGGGGAGATCGTGGACGAGGCCGTCAGGCCGAAGCGGGGGTCCGGGGGTGGCAGCCCTCCAGGGCCGGCCACCCCGGACCACCCGCACAGAACAGGCTCACCCCGCGGAGCAGTCCGCGCAGGTGCCGAAGATCTCCACCGTGTGGGCGACGTTGACGTAGCCGTGCTCCGCGGCGACCGCCTCCGCCCACTTCTCCACCATCGGCCCCTCCACCTCGACCGCCTTGCCGCAGACGCGGCAGACGAGGTGGTGGTGGTGTTCGCCGGTGGAGCAGCGGCGGTAGACCGACTCGCCGTCGGAGGTGCGCAGGACGTCGACCTCGCCCGCGTCGGCGAGGGACTGAAGGGTGCGGTAGACCGTCGTCAGGCCCACCGAGTCGCCCCTGTGCTTGAGCATGTCGTGGAGCTCCTGCGCGCTGCGGAACTCGTCGACCTCGTCGAGGGCCGCCGCGACAGCGGCACGCTGCCGGGTGGCGCGGCCCTTCACGGGCGGTCCAGCGGTGGTCACCGGTCGGCCTCCTCACGTCTCGCCTGCGGGCCATTGTGCCAGCCCGGGCCGTGCGCGGTCAGGCGCCGGCCCCGTCGCCGGCGGCCCGGGTGGCCGGAATCGCGCACTCCGCGGGGTCCCCGGCGGGCCGCGCGGCGGCGAGTGCCCGCGCGCGTCGCCGGGCCAGCGGCGTGGCCAGTACGGTGAGCGCGATGAACGCGGCGATGGTGAGCAGCACGATCGTCGCGCCGGGCGGCACGTCCTGGTAGTACGACGTGACCGTGCCGCCGATCGTCACGCTCACCCCGATGGCGACGGCGATGGCGAAGGTCGCGGCGAAGCTGCGGCTGAGCTGCTGGGCCGCGGCCACCGGGACCACCATCAGCGCGCTGACCAGCAGCAGCCCGACCACGCGCATCGCGACCGTCACCGTCACCGCCGCCGTGACCGCCGTCAGCAGGTTCAGGGCGCGCACCGGCAGCCCGGTCACCCGGGCGAACTCCTCGTCCTGGCTGACCGCGAACAGCTGGCGGCGCAGGCCCAGGGTGACCAGTACGACGAAGGCGGCCAGCAGGCAGATCGCGGTGACGTCGGACTGCGAGACCGTGGAGAGCGAGCCGAACAGGTACGACGTCAGGTTCGCGTTGGAGCCGCCGGGGGCGAGGTTGATGAACATGACGCCGCCCGCCATGCCGCCGTAGAAGAGCATCGCGAGGGCGATGTCGCCGCGGGTACGTCCGTACCAGCGGATCAGCTCCATGAGGACCGCGCCCAGGACGGAGACCGCCGTCGCCATCCACACCGGGGAGGTGGACAGCAGGAAGCCCAGGCCGACGCCGGTCATGGCGACGTGGCCGATGCCGTCGCCCATCAGGGCCTGGCGGCGCTGGACGAGGTAGATGCCGACGGCGGGGGCGGTGATGCCGACCAGGACGGCGGCGAGCAGGGCCCGCTGCATGAAGGCGTAGTTCAACAGGTCCATCAGCTCAGCAGTCCCGTGCGGATCGGATCGGCGCCCGAGGCGTCGTGGGGGTGTACGTGGTCGTGGCCGGGCAGGGCATGCTGGCCCACGGCCTTCGGGGGCGGCCCGTCGTGCAGGACGCAGCCGTCGCGCAGCACCACCGCCCGGTCGATCAGGGGCTCCAGGGGGCCCAGCTCGTGCAGCACGAGCAGCACCGTCGCCCCGGCCGCCACCTGCTCCTTCAGCGTGCGGGCCAGCACCTCCTGGCTGGCCAGGTCGACGCCCGCCATCGGCTCGTCCATGATCAGCAGCTCGGGTGCGGCGGCGAGGGCGCGGGCGATCAGCACGCGCTGGTGCTGACCGCCGGAGAGGGCGTCCACCGAGTCCTTCGCGCGGTCCGCCATGCCGACGAGCTCCAGGGCGTGCCGTACGGCCGCGTGGTCGGCCTTGCGGAAGACCCCGAAGCGGGTACGGGAGAGCCGGCCCGAGGAGACGATCTCGGTGACGGTCGCCGGGACGCCGCCCGCGGCGGTCGTGCGCTGCGGTACGTAGCCGACGCGCGCCCAGTCGCGGAAGCGGCGGTGCGGGGTGCCGAACAGTTCGATCTCACCGGCGCTCACCGGCACCTGGCCGATGACGCTGCGCACGGCCGTCGACTTGCCGGAGCCGTTGGCGCCGAGCAGCGCGACGACCTCGCCCCGGCGCACGGTGAGGTCGATGCCGCGCAGGACGGGACGCGAGCCCAGGTCGGCGCGCACACCGCGCAGGGAGATGACGGGTTCGGCGGGTTCGCTCCCGGCGTCCATGACGCCCTCCGTCGCGCTCACTTGGTGCCCAGGGCTTTCTGCAGCGCCTCGAGGTTGGCGTCCATGACCTGGAAGTAGTCGGTGCCCCGGGACTTGTCGGTGATGCCCTCGAGGGGATCGAGGACGTCGGTCTTCAGATGCGCGTCCTTGGCGAGGGTCTTCGCGGTCTTGTCGCTGACCAGCGTCTCGTAGAAGACGGTCGTGACCCCGTCGGACTTCGCGGTCTCCTGGAGGTCCTTCACCCGGGCGGCGCTGGGCTCGGACTCGGGGTCGAGGCCGTTGATGGCCTCCTGGGTCAGGCCGTAGCGCTCGGCGAGGTAGCCGAAGGCGGCGTGGGTGGTGATGAAGACCTTGCTCTTGGCGTCCTTCAGTCCGGTCTCGTACCGGGTGTTGAGCTCGCCGAGCTCCTTGACCAGGGCCGCGGTGTTCTTGCGGTAGTCGGCCGCGTGGTCCGGGTCGCCCTTCTCGAAGGCCTTGCCGACGCCCTCGGCGATCTGCGCGTAGCGCACCGGGTCGAGCCAGACGTGCGGGTCCTTGCCGCCGTGCTCCTCGTCGTGGTGGGCGTCGTGCTCGTCGGCGTGGCCGCCGACGTCGGTGCCGTGCTCCTCCAGCGTGGTCAGGGACGCGGCGTCGACCTTCGTCGCGATCCCGGACTGGGCGACGGCCTTGTCGACGTTGGGCTGGAGGCCCTTGAGGTAGAGCACCGCGTCGGACTTCTCGAGCTGCACGGTCTGCTGGGCGCTGATCTCCAGCTCGTGCGGCTCCTGGCCGGGCTGGGTGAGACTGGTGACGTGCACGTGGCTCCCGCCGATCCGCTCGGCGAGGAAGGCCATCGGGTAGAAGGACGCGACGACGTCGTACTTCCCGCCGCTGTCGCCGGCCGCGCCGGCGGAGGAACAGGCGGAGAGCGCTCCGAGGCCGAGAGCGGTGACCGTCAGGGCCGTGGAACCGGATATGAGGCGTCGTCGTACGTTCATGACAGTCATTTTCAACGAAGATGGAAACCGTTGTCAACAAGGCTCGCGACAAGCCCGAAAAGGGCCCTTACCCGGCACCGATTTGGTCGAGGGGGAGCCACCGCCGGTACCCTGAAGCATTCGCTCGTGAAGCGTCTCGCTTCGTCGCCCGTCGTCGTAATGAAGAGAGCACCGTGGCCGCCGACAAGATCGACACCATCGTCAGCCTGAGCAAGCGCCGTGGCTTCGTATTCCCCTGCAGTGAGATCTACGGCGGTCAGCGTGCCGCCTGGGACTACGGGCCTCTGGGTGTCGAGCTCAAGGAGAACCTCAAGCGTCAGTGGTGGCGCTACATGGTGACGTCCCGCGAGGACGTGGTCGGCATCGACTCGTCCGTGATCCTGGCGCCCGAGGTCTGGGTCGCCTCCGGTCACGTCGCCACCTTCACGGACCCGCTGACGGAGTGCACCTCCTGCCACAAGCGGTTCCGCGCCGACCACCTGGAAGAGGCCTACGAGGAGAAGAAGGGCCGCGCCCCGGAGAACGGTCTCGCGGACATCAACTGTCCCAACTGCGGCAACAAGGGCCAGTTCACCGAGCCCAAGCAGTTCTCGGGCCTGCTCTCCACCCACCTCGGCCCCACTCAGGACTCCGGCTCCGTCGCCTACCTGCGTCCGGAGACCGCCCAGGGCATCTTCACCAACTTCGCCCAGGTGCAGACCACCTCGCGCCGCAAGCCGCCGTTCGGCATCGCCCAGATGGGCAAGTCGTTCCGCAACGAGATCACGCCGGGCAACTTCATCTTCCGCACCCGCGAGTTCGAGCAGATGGAGATGGAGTTCTTCGTCAAGCCGGGCGAGGACGAGAAGTGGCAGGAGTACTGGATGGAGCAGCGCTGGAACTGGTACACCGGCCTGGGTCTCCGTGAGGAGAACATGCGCTGGTACGAGCACCCGCAGGAGAAGCTCTCCCACTACTCCAAGCGCACCGCCGACATCGAGTACCGCTTCCAGTTCGGCGGCAGCGAGTGGGGCGAGCTGGAGGGTGTCGCCAACCGCACCGACTACGACCTCTCCTCCCACGCCAAGTCCTCCGGCCAGGACCTCTCCTACTTCGACCAGGAGGCCGGCGAGCGCTGGACGCCGTACGTCATCGAGCCGGCGG from Streptomyces sp. 6-11-2 encodes:
- a CDS encoding glycine--tRNA ligase; this encodes MAADKIDTIVSLSKRRGFVFPCSEIYGGQRAAWDYGPLGVELKENLKRQWWRYMVTSREDVVGIDSSVILAPEVWVASGHVATFTDPLTECTSCHKRFRADHLEEAYEEKKGRAPENGLADINCPNCGNKGQFTEPKQFSGLLSTHLGPTQDSGSVAYLRPETAQGIFTNFAQVQTTSRRKPPFGIAQMGKSFRNEITPGNFIFRTREFEQMEMEFFVKPGEDEKWQEYWMEQRWNWYTGLGLREENMRWYEHPQEKLSHYSKRTADIEYRFQFGGSEWGELEGVANRTDYDLSSHAKSSGQDLSYFDQEAGERWTPYVIEPAAGVGRAMLAFLLDAYVEDEAPNAKGKMEKRTVLRLDHRLAPVKVAVLPLSRNPELSPKAKGLAQALRQNWNIEFDDAGAIGRRYRRQDEIGTPYCVTVDFDTLEDNAVTVRERDTMKQERVSLDQIEGYLAGRLVGC
- a CDS encoding Fur family transcriptional regulator, producing MTTAGPPVKGRATRQRAAVAAALDEVDEFRSAQELHDMLKHRGDSVGLTTVYRTLQSLADAGEVDVLRTSDGESVYRRCSTGEHHHHLVCRVCGKAVEVEGPMVEKWAEAVAAEHGYVNVAHTVEIFGTCADCSAG
- a CDS encoding metal ABC transporter permease, whose amino-acid sequence is MDLLNYAFMQRALLAAVLVGITAPAVGIYLVQRRQALMGDGIGHVAMTGVGLGFLLSTSPVWMATAVSVLGAVLMELIRWYGRTRGDIALAMLFYGGMAGGVMFINLAPGGSNANLTSYLFGSLSTVSQSDVTAICLLAAFVVLVTLGLRRQLFAVSQDEEFARVTGLPVRALNLLTAVTAAVTVTVAMRVVGLLLVSALMVVPVAAAQQLSRSFAATFAIAVAIGVSVTIGGTVTSYYQDVPPGATIVLLTIAAFIALTVLATPLARRRARALAAARPAGDPAECAIPATRAAGDGAGA
- a CDS encoding metal ABC transporter substrate-binding protein, with amino-acid sequence MNVRRRLISGSTALTVTALGLGALSACSSAGAAGDSGGKYDVVASFYPMAFLAERIGGSHVHVTSLTQPGQEPHELEISAQQTVQLEKSDAVLYLKGLQPNVDKAVAQSGIATKVDAASLTTLEEHGTDVGGHADEHDAHHDEEHGGKDPHVWLDPVRYAQIAEGVGKAFEKGDPDHAADYRKNTAALVKELGELNTRYETGLKDAKSKVFITTHAAFGYLAERYGLTQEAINGLDPESEPSAARVKDLQETAKSDGVTTVFYETLVSDKTAKTLAKDAHLKTDVLDPLEGITDKSRGTDYFQVMDANLEALQKALGTK
- a CDS encoding isoprenyl transferase, with the protein product MAVRGILGRRRPEYRAPEPHPSGARAPKLPGELVPEHVAIVMDGNGRWAKERGLPRTEGHKVGAERVLDVLQGAIEIGVGNISLYAFSTENWKRSPDEVRFLMNFNRDFIRKTRDQLDELGIRVRWVGRMPKLWKSVAKELQVAQEQTKDNDRLTLYFCMNYGGRAELADAAKALAEDVRAGRLDPSKVTEKTIQKYLYYPDMPDVDLFLRPSGEQRTSNYLLWQSAYAEMVFQDVLWPDFDRRDLWRACIEFASRDRRFGGAIPNEELLAMKGDDE
- a CDS encoding metal ABC transporter ATP-binding protein encodes the protein MDAGSEPAEPVISLRGVRADLGSRPVLRGIDLTVRRGEVVALLGANGSGKSTAVRSVIGQVPVSAGEIELFGTPHRRFRDWARVGYVPQRTTAAGGVPATVTEIVSSGRLSRTRFGVFRKADHAAVRHALELVGMADRAKDSVDALSGGQHQRVLIARALAAAPELLIMDEPMAGVDLASQEVLARTLKEQVAAGATVLLVLHELGPLEPLIDRAVVLRDGCVLHDGPPPKAVGQHALPGHDHVHPHDASGADPIRTGLLS